A region from the Schistocerca serialis cubense isolate TAMUIC-IGC-003099 chromosome 1, iqSchSeri2.2, whole genome shotgun sequence genome encodes:
- the LOC126466356 gene encoding TAR DNA-binding protein 43-like, which produces MTEYVQVAEEECEEPVELPTEEDGTLLLSTLVAQFPGACGLKYRCKESQGMRGIRLADGKLHPPEDGWKGNLYCCVFPKENKRKSDDNTINSMSKTKRMESKLKCTDLIVLGLPWKINDQQLREYFEAFGELLMSQVKVDPKTGQSKGFGFIRFKDIESQMRVISQRHLIGERWCDVKIPNSKDGHIQQMPSKVFVGRVTQDMTAQDLKDYFSDFGEVTDVFIPKPFRAFAFVTFLDPEVANSLCGEDHLIKGVSVRTGMALPKNADNYARNAGGYQGGPNRQGGMAMVGGARGRDWEDMRMGSASPRSNNTTLTPNVNMGQMGMGMSGQGGGSGANMGAQGNTSDMQNVLLTAVNPMLVAAALNQAGWGLMGSGQQGGQAAQQGNPSDTASTGTNQQPTNYGGGWMNSQGPAGGSTNGQQGMWSQKNKHDSMLKYN; this is translated from the coding sequence ATGACAGAGTACGTGCAGGTTGCGGAAGAAGAATGTGAGGAGCCTGTGGAGCTTCCTACTGAGGAAGATGGCACACTGCTACTATCAACATTGGTAGCACAGTTTCCAGGAGCATGTGGTCTCAAGTATCGTTGTAAGGAATCGCAGGGTATGAGAGGGATTCGTCTCGCTGATGGAAAATTGCATCCACCAGAGGATGGTTGGAAAGGTAATTTATATTGTTGTGTATTCCCCAAAGAGAACAAAAGGAAATCAGATGATAATACCATTAATTCAATGTCTAAGACCAAAAGAATGGAAAGCAAGCTGAAGTGCACTGATCTAATTGTTCTTGGTTTACCGTGGAAAATTAATGATCAGCAGTTACGTGAATATTTTGAGGCGTTTGGTGAATTGCTTATGTCACAAGTTAAGGTCGATCCCAAAACAGGACAGTCAAAGGGATTTGGTTTCATTAGGTTTAAGGACATAGAATCACAGATGCGAGTCATCTCGCAAAGACATTTAATTGGAGAACGTTGGTGTGATGTTAAAATACCTAATTCCAAAGATGGACACATTCAGCAAATGCCATCTAAAGTATTTGTTGGCAGAGTAACTCAAGATATGACAGCTCAAGATCTAAAGGATTACTTTTCTGACTTTGGTGAAGTAACTGATGTTTTCATTCCAAAACCATTCAGGGCATTTGCATTTGTGACTTTTTTAGATCCAGAGGTGGCTAACAGTTTGTGTGGAGAGGACCATCTTATTAAGGGTGTATCAGTTCGTACGGGCATGGCATTGCCAAAAAACGCCGATAATTACGCCCGCAATGCAGGCGGGTATCAAGGTGGTCCCAATAGGCAAGGTGGAATGGCAATGGTTGGTGGTGCCAGAGGTAGAGATTGGGAAGATATGAGGATGGGCTCTGCATCACCTCGGTCAAACAACACTACATTGACCCCAAATGTGAATATGGGTCAGATGGGTATGGGTATGTCTGGGCAGGGAGGTGGTAGTGGTGCAAATATGGGAGCACAAGGTAACACTTCAGACatgcaaaatgtattgttgacAGCAGTAAACCCCATGCTCGTGGCAGCTGCTCTAAATCAGGCTGGTTGGGGACTGATGGGATCAGGTCAGCAAGGTGGACAGGCTGCTCAGCAAGGGAATCCTAGTGACACTGCTTCAACCGGAACAAATCAGCAACCCACTAATTATGGTGGTGGGTGGATGAACAGCCAAGGACCAGCTGGGGGCAGCACCAATGGCCAGCAGGGAATGTGGTCACAGAAAAACAAACATGATTCAATGCTGAAATATAACTGA